Below is a genomic region from Rana temporaria chromosome 3, aRanTem1.1, whole genome shotgun sequence.
gcccgggcactttgatagacagatcacccatccaaatctgggatgggtgatctgtttaTCAAActacccggacaagggggaggggctatatataacGAGGcgcgacggggaacacagctattcaaatgaaagctgtaatgttccccgcgctgatcaactagactgcaacggcggcgggggggagggcttggctttctctttaaggactgctctgcccccctctccgccccctctccgccccctctACACCCGCtctctgggaaaaaaaaagtatcgggtgaagcatcgggagcatttgcgcgagtactcaatatcggtcctgataccgatactagtatcggtatcgggacaaccctaatacatatatatatatatatatatatatatcacaccaaAAAGAGGTCAACAGAGACAAAAGAAGGGATAGTAGGATTTGGTTCCAGAAGAGGACTGCACTGGTAGTGTGCAAGAATGACAATCCGATGACAGAGAACTGCGTTCCTTCATCTGAAACAAGCCAGTTACATTCTGTGCTTTGCTCAGGAGGTGACTGGCTAATTTTAGAACAGCATTTACTGGGAATGGGATTGCAAAATGACCACGTGGGGTTTAAACCTCTTGGCTATAAGCCTGGGAAGACATGGCAGCTGTGCGGTGGTGCAGACAGTCAGACACTCAGTTACACATTAACCTCTAAAAGTGCCAAATAGGAATACATACTGAAAGGAATGATACACATAACTGCAGTAAAAAGGTAATCACACAGTGAGATTACGTCGAACAATCAATTCATCTTTAAATACAAAATGTCCATTTAAATCTGGTGTGCTTAAAAGTGAATTTGCAAAAATGCATATCGTGTTTTTAACAGGTTTTtcaatgtgtttttgatgcattttttgggTTACTGTCTTCCAGCATGCACCTGTGAAACTTCAACATTTGACTCCAAACGCACCTTTAGCGCTTTCATTTTATTGGGGAGGggtgtttttggtgcgtttttttaaACATGCACCAAAAATACAGCATGCAGGACTATTAAATATGCACCGCACGCGCAGTGCATTGGTGTAAACAGTTAAATAAGATTTAAAAAGATaaatttttcatgcatttttgttCCACTTTTTAAACACCAAAAGTGCATAAAAAAAacgatcagtgtgaaagggcccatagtctAAGCTGACTTTTCACTAATCAACAATCAAAACTTGAAAATGGAACAAATCGATGACTACAATTTGCAATTCTGGATTGAGGACCCTAGGGTATGACGAAGAATTGCAGCTGCTGACCTGACCCCATGTAaaccatactagcacattatgacagacttacctgcacACTGAGCCATGGtaattctggaggagctgcagagatccacagctcaggtgggagaatctgtccacaggacaattattagtcgtgcactccacaaatctggcctttatagaagagtggcaagaagaaagccattgttgaaataaagccataagaagtccagtttgcagtttgcgagaagtccagtttgcagtttgcgacaagccatgtgggggacacagcaaacatgtggaagaaggtgctctggtcagatgagaccaacattttactttttggcctaaaagcaaactgctatgtgtgggggaaaactaacactgtaaatcacccttaaagcgggggttcacccttagagggcacttttcccccttagattcctgctcgtttttactaggggaaccggctatttattttaaaatatgtgcagtacttacccgtttacgagatgcatcctctccgtcgcttccgggtatgggcttcgggaatgggcgttccttcttgattgacaggcttccgagaggcttccgacggtcgcatccatcgcgtcacgattttccgaaagaagccgaacgtcggtgcgcaggcgcagtatagagccgcaccgacgttcggcttctttcggctacgagtgacgcgatggatgcgaccgtcggaagcctctcggaaggctgtcaatcaagaaggaacgcccgctcccgaagacccatacccggaagcgacggaagaagatgcagctcgaaaacgggtaagtactgctcatattttaatacaaatagccgattcccctagaccgaacgagcaggaagctaaggggagaatttttttttttttacaaatgggtgaactcccgctttaacacaccatccccaccttgaaacatggtggtggcagcatcctgTTGTGGGAAGCTTTTATTCAGCAGggatagggaagctggtcagagttgatgggaagataaatggagccaaatacagggcaatcttatgcctcgtacacacattaCGGGATTCCCATTACGGGATTCCCGAGGGGATCCCGAGAGGATTCCCGATAGGAActtttccccctgtacacacgataggtttttCCGtcagctttggctgggaatcccggccgtgtgtatgctccatcggagttTTTctaataggaaaactgccgggaaaaagaccgccgagaatcccggcgggaaaaaagggaacatgttctctttttttcccacagttttcctgtctggaaaactgcgatggagcatacacacacggccgggatttccggccaaaagctctcatggcagtttcccTTGGCACGAGGCATTAgacgaaaacctgttagagtctgcaaaagacttgagactggggcggaggtttaccttccagcaggacaacgaccctaaacacacagccagagctacaatggaatggtttagatcaaagtatattcataatagaatggcccagtcaaagtccagacctaaatacaattgagaatatttggcaagacttgaaaattgctgttttgcCAAAACAAATTGGCAAAACCCTCAGGTGTGGGTGGGGCTAATTGGCATTTGGCTTTGCAACAAATGACAGTGAATGTAATTTGCACTATAGATTGTAGTGAGACTCAATACCCACAAACATTGACTTATCTTGTTtgtagtgtagcaccctctagttaggtaggtgctagagtgggGATTTTTCTGCAGAGTAGGAAAATTCAGGCAAGCTGAGCTggtggctaggcctgtttgttttcattctgagccgggagtggctcagggtatcagctggtgactcacaggcagcatcacggTCACCTCCCTCTTCCATCTAGAAAGTcttggaaggagaggaggggaggtagAGCTGCCTGGGGTATATTAAGAAGcattgaccaatccccaacttggattggcagggggcaggcctccttaaatacctgggGTCAGCCCAGCAGGGGAGGAGTTGTTGGGTGGAAGAGCTGGAGTAAGAGAGTGTGAAGCCAACGGGAAGCTCCCCAGTCTAGGGGGAGGGGTGTGACCCTGGTATATGGCTCGGGTGCATCCAGGAGGAGTGACAAGATCCTGGAAGGAGAGGCACATAAGAGAGCAAGTAGAGGACAGTGGGAGAAAATACTTCTAGGAGTCTCCAGGGATGACTACTGTTCACAGCTGTGAAGGCTGGTGAGTGAGCACAGTCGGGAGGACTGAGAAGGCACACCTGAGAAAACTGGGAGATTGCCGTtaagatgggtgcagaaccagaaaAGAGGGGTGTGAGAAGGGTAGTGGAGAGAGGTCATTGCAGCCGGGCTGGCAGGCAGGACCTGAAGAGAGCTATCTGGGAGTGGTAGCTGAATAGAGGATAGCTAGCAACTATTTCTACACCACAGGGGCTCGGGGTCCCTGCCCTCAAAGGGCAGTTTATTGAGGCCTGGTTGAAGCAGTGTCAGGCCTACCCACGTGGTAATAGCTAGTATGGAGAACAGTGTGCAGCAAGTGTTTGTGCTGGAGAGAAGATTGAGCTGTATATACTGGAGTGTATATAGAAGTCCCAAGCAAGTTTGCACTGAATATTCCTGGGCATCCCATAGTTCCCAACTTCCCATCTAAGTTTAATAccctcaaataaaaaataaaacaaggctATGGATTGTTCTGTGTCTTTGAGTGACTGAGGGATGGATGTCTGGCTGGGCCGGATGACAGGTGAACCACTACATTCAGCAACCCCTACGGGGTCATGGCTACAGTAGTTACTTAGATTGTTTTGTAGCCCTTGAAGAGGAGTGTCACAATAGAAAGTGTTTTCATATGGTACCTTCATCCCGACAGTATGAGAGAAAAGAATTGAGAAGGGGAGGCTATATTGctatataccctgtttccccaaaaataagacctaccctgaaaataagacctatcgttattttccaggagggctgcaatataagccctaccctgaaaataagccctagttaaaaatgcttgtaagatcctataatccactctagacatgtgcacagcaaaaattttcgtttatttctgtttcgtttctgttcgtttatcgtgattcgtaacgagtcgtaatttcgtaagacgttagttatcgtattcgtactctttagtattttcgtaacactcttttttccgtttccgtttttttttgttagtttatttttcgttgaatcgagattcgtattttcgttatgttTTGTATTCTGCTTCGTTCGTATTTTTTGAatgaatttatttgtttattcgtttttacgttggtatatttttcgtttttttagattcgtatttacattatatttaccatcgtgccgcattcgtattttcgtaggaAATAGATCTTCGTTGTTTTatcatcattcgtattttcgtgtcttgtTTCATTCGATTGTAAAAACGTGCTTTAGTAGATCTTAGTGCATTCGTAATtcagttaaaatacattttacgttgATTCAACACACTACTCATTGTAATTTTGTAAATCTAACTTGGCTGCGATAGACTACTTGACGGTCTTACTGATACTGACTGATTATTACTTTCGTAAGATTGTTTGAGTAAATTTGTAATCGGGCCTTAATTCGTTATTTTACGCAATGTGTCAGAATTGCTCCGCTAACGCTGCTAATGTGTGTTGTAAATCATTCGTACTTTCGTAAGTACATCGCAGCAAATCTTAACCATTCGAAAATGTCATACTTTACTTTCGTTTTCGATGCGCGGCTTATAGCCTCCGCCCCTGGACTCCATTTTGAGACGGTGTATGAGTGCGTGGTTTGGCGAGGGAGGAACAGAGAGCAGGGCAGAGGTGGGCTTGTCGAATTTCGACTTGTTTTTGTGTGGTGGTTTCACTGGTTTGCTATCTTTTGGGCAATTAAAATCATGTATAGGAGTGAGAATGGACATGTGAGTGTTGAGACTGAGAGTGAGAATGTTGGTGTTAGTCAGTGTGTTGATGTGAGACTTGTTGGTGTGACTGAGAGTGAAGTGGAGGAGAGGTGTGGAGCAGATGAGATGAGTGTGGtggaggagaggcatggaggggagaagaggcatggagggaagaggaggcgtggaggggaagagaggagtggagtggaggacaggtgtggaggagaggagaggagtagagtcgaggagaggcatggaggggagagtaggcatggagggaagaggaggcatggagagaagaggaggcatggagagaagaggaggcatggaggggaagagaggagtggcGTGGAGGAGAGTAGTGGAGTGGAGGAGAGGAGCGTAGTGGAGGAAAGGcgtggaggagagaggaggcgtgaaagggaggagaggagggtagtggaggaaaggcgtggaggagagaagaggcgtgaaagggaggagaggagggtagtggaggaaaggcatggaggggagaggaggcggGGAGGGGAGGATTGGTGTGGAGTGAAGCCGAGGCATGGAAGGGAATGTGGAGGTGTAGTGGAGCGGGAGCATGGCAAAGAAAggagacatgtggcccctcctatgTCAGATAGTGCGGACTCAGATGTGCAGCAGAACAAGCGAACCAAGAGACAGAAATCAAGGGGACCCATATATACCAAAGAGGAGAATGCTGCATTGGTTGCTGCAGTATCAAAAGAAAAAGTGACACTCTTCTGCCAATCCGTGCCAGCATCTGAGAAGTCAGCAGCCTGGGAACGAGTCCGGGACTCCGTGAATGCGGTCTCCAAGTTTCACAGGCCCACCAATGGCGTCAGACACAggtaattaatattaaaatattctttcactcttgtgtaaaaaatacacagttttGTAGTCAATAACAAAAAAGTAACAGTTCAACGTAACCAAAAAATTTATTTGTCACAGCCACATGCTGAACAGTATACATATAACCATCACAATGTGAAAAGAAATGTGGTTTTCAAAAAACATTAATctaagtatttgtttttttattaatgtaattGTAATGTTTATGTACATTTGCAGGTTCTATGATTGTCGGGCAACGGTTACAAAGAAGATGCAGAGGCTTCGACTAGGACAAAACCGAGGAAAGCCTATCAAGTTGCGAGAGTGGGAGGCGGAGCTAAGAGATGTCCTTCTGGCAGAGGATGTCCCTGGATTCAGCAGCAGGGGTCAAAATCATAGAGCTGGTGGTGAGGAAAATTAAATATatcattataatttatatatattgcagTTATAATATATTTGTAAAGCTATCTTATTGTTTATGATGACTACACATgtatgacttttatttttatttttttacattcatgtttTCCAGATCAAGAAACATCATCCTTGGAAGGATCAGCTCCAACTCCAAGTACATCCTATCAACAACATTCTGGTGGTGAGTACCCAACACAAAGGATATCTAATGAACTGCTATTTACTACTTGGAccaagtcactgtgccatgcagaCCGTCACAGTTGAGACAATTAGGTGCCGTTTCTGTCTCCCTGGCTACTCAGCTTTCACTATCACAGTCGAGAGCAGAAGGCTCGTTATGCACAGTGAGCCGAAAAAATAGCAATGCAAAATAGTGGGCAGCAATAGAGCAGCTGAAGAGAACTTTTTAAaattaaccagcaggtgattggttggttGCTATGCGGCCCTAACAAACAACATTATGCTGGATAACTTCAGCAACTTCTGCTCCACCCACTATAGTATTTATTGTGTCTACGGTTCTGTGTGCCCAAGCAAGGTAGCAAGGTCAGAGCTGTGGATGCTGAATTGTGACGGGGGCAGAGCTGCGTGGGGCTGTTAGGTGAAGGTGGGTCAAGTTGCAGGGTGGGACAGAGAACACAGCTGTTCACATGTGCTGTGAAGGTGGGTGAAATTTACCACTGTGAAGGGGGTTCAGAtcagaacataattgtgaaggggaAACTGTCATGTGAAGGTTCTGATCAGGTTCTGAAGGTTCTGAAGGTTACATCAGCTTCTGAGGAAGCTGATGTAAGAAAtgtgatttttaaatcaaaaggtgGGTATAGTAGTAGTATGTATGCACCCTTCCAAATTCAAACTTGCCTGCTTTCATTTTGTGACTAGATTTTGAGGGATGCCGAGAAAGGGGTGAGAGCTCCGCCAACAGCATAGTTTGAAAGGGAGTCCTTCTCTCATCGATcacagggggggaagagagaggagaacacATCGATAACAGCTTTGATTTGACATTGCCGTGTTCCCCGCCGCTTGCTGCCACATACATCCCCTCCTCCGGGACTTTTATCCTGTCCAATCCCAGGACGGGCGATCTGTAAATtaaagtttcctggccatggggcAGGGCTGTTTAGTAGCGGGAAAAcatcaattgaaatgaaagcgttTATCGCTCTTTACCTGCagcacatgtaggctgcatggtgggcacagggtgcattggtgggcacaggctacataggtgggcacaggcaggcttcattggtggttttggataaagttggtgttaatatttttttttaatattttattctgcataaaacaattttgtgtcatttaatgagataatttatgagggcgtgtttaggggttgaattaggggtggggcaagCTAAGGGTTGGGTGTGGCAACTAACTGTTGgctagtaacccttgaggcctggctagtagctaatTTAGCCCTGGTACTATGTATATGGGGGTTGTAGTAAATGATATGTAGATACTTGATagcatattttacatatattttgttaatCTTAAAAATTGCCAGAAATGTAACATCTGTTTTAACACATCAGCAACTTctgattatattttacatttcctcAGTCCATTTTTGGTTGAATATTTGATTTCATAGTAGAAAATATTGTAGTTATACGACATATCTCAGGCAAAAATTGTAAATACAGCTGTTGACTTTTTCATGAACATTACCTTGACTCTTCACTCTTTCTTCCGTCTTTAACAGAAAGCTGCATTCAAGACCCTCCAGCATCGGCTTCTGGCAGGACCATTGCTCCTCCTCAGGGTAAGTGCATGATCTGGGAAGAAACAGGACACAGCACTAACTCCATTATCATCATGTACCCTATTTACACATAGgcattttcatgtaatacacctaAAAGTTCAATTTAAAAATTCGTACAAAAATGACACCTCATACCTTTAGAACGTGACTgtgaaagggacactgtgatttgaagggggattgatatatcaaggaggactgcgcaaactgtggaaataaatgagagtggctgtgatgtcagagattcattcctatcacaaagattttttgctgaactccaccgtgttgaaattttttttctgcctttggttcttttaatgattttgaatttagtagcccttattgaaaggtgttcaacagctcttttgcgctttttttttaaactaccgttaagcctataatatctatacataatatctctataacctgtatggtttagaagatattcgccCTGCAAACCTAGCACGGCACACTAAATTACTTACAAGGTTATtagctcataatgagctagtatgctgtgcatactagctcattatgcctttgctttacaggtatttttttatcttttagtggGTATAAAAGCGCTACAAAGGTTTTTGCAGTAGGATATCAAAAATACTACGATAATAAATTTAGAAGACATATGCCCTTTTTACCTGCAACCTACTGggaccctttaagaactttatcttcaacattatcttcactctttcttccgtctttaacagaaagctgcattcaagaccctccagcatcggcttctggcaggaccattgctcctcctcagggtaagtgcatgatctgggaagaaacaggacacagcactaactccattatcatcatgtaccctatttacacataggcattttcatgtaatacacctaAAAGTTCAATTTAAAAATTCGTACAAAAATGACACCTCATACCTTTAGAACGTGACTgtgaaagggacactgtgatttgaagggggattgatatatcaaggaggactgcgcaaactgtggaaataaatgagagtggctgtgatgtcagagattcattcctatcacaaagattttttgctgaactccaccgtgttgaaattttttttctgcctttggttcttttaatgattttgaatttagtagcccttattgaaaggtgttcaacagctcttttgcgctttttttttaaactaccgttaagcctataatatctatacataatatctctataacctgtatggtttagaagatattcgccCTGCAAACCTAGCACGGCACACTAAATTACTTACAAGGTTATtagctcataatgagctagtatgctgtgcatactagctcattatgcctttgctttacaggtatttttttatcttttagtggGTATAAAAGCGCTACAAAGGTTTTTGCAGTAGGATATCAAAAATACTACGATAATAAATTTAGAAGACATATGCCCTTTTTACCTGCAACCTACTGggaccctttaagaactttatcTTCAACATTATCTTCACTCTTTCTTCCGTCTTTAACAGAAAGCTTTTCAGGAGTTAAATGTGCGTGTCATATGCTGATAAATATGTTatctaataaagaaaaaagattttcTGTTTAAGGCATTTTCTGTTTCTgcaatttttatattgtatttatttacttctataaaggttattttattaaataaccttttaaatttttttaactttaggaTATAAATGCAATGTGTAGATTTACCTAAATAAGTTtaaattgattttttgttttctctcaatCATTAATACAActtatcccccctccccaactcaATCTTTCATTTGCTCCATTATTCAATATTACTACTACATAAAAGTCTAATCTGAATAAATTCATTACTATGAACGCTTTCATCATTCATCAAACTTTGCCTATCTTATCTATTTCAGATCAGCAATACCACCCTGAGAGGAGAGTACAGTGCAGCCCGCACTCTCCTGTTCTTCTTTTGGAGAGGCTGGAGATTCAGCCAGAGATTACCCCTATCATTCCCCAGACTCCTGATTTCTCCCCCGGCccagaggaggagcacagaggacaagGTTCATTCATTCAGCCACCCCATGCCCTGATGCCACCTACTGCTGTACCGCCTTTCCCAACTGTGCAGGAGATCATTCTGAGGGAGCTTATAGAATTAAGGTGTGACAACCGAAAACTACAACGAAAGGTCAAAAGGCTTACCCGGCTTACCCATCAGTTGAGCAGGCAGCAAACTGAGAGTTTTGAAATAATTTTGGCCCGGGCAAGCCAACAACACAATTAGGCATTGGACAGAGTATATTTTGTTTACTTGAAGATATTTCCAGACACATTGCTCCAATGCCTGGGAGCTACGATGAACATATAACCAACaaagacgttttgaaaaatgaaggcTAGACCTTCCTCTGCCCATCTCATCGCAAATTATTATGCAGAATCGATCTTTTTACTGTTCCTTGATTTTGGTAGAAACGTTTTCTTATGCTGCCAAGTTACACCTAcccagcatgtgtgtttgtaatttctatgaaaatatttttttttttgtgaatataaaactatttttggtctaatattattattattattattatttatttatatacatcatCACATTATCTGCTAAATTATTATGTATTCatttcccacacacaatagtATTTTATTCCGAACTTcaaactctaagggccagattcacagagtagatacgacggcgtatctgctgattcgccgttgtatctgttgttctatctatgctatagatagccataagatccgacagctgtaattgttttacactgtcggatcttaagatgcaataccgcggccgccgctgggggggagtttgcgtcgtaaaccagcgccgggtatgcaaattaggagttacggcgatcgacggcggtttttcgcgttacatagttacatagttacatagttagtcaggttgaaaaaagacacaagtccatccagttcaaccacaaaaaataaaaaaacaaaaataaaaaacacagtaaaatcctatacacccaactccattcccacagtttcacgtcgcaaagttagtcttttttttttggtgccctaactttagtcagcaagcgtattgctgtctaaaagtatggccgtcgttcccgagttgaaattttaaaaataacgtcgtttgcgtaagccgtccagtaatacggaattacgctacgcgcgtcgccgttcgaaaaaattacgtcacggcgcgcaatgcacgacgggagttcggaaacggagcatgcgcggtaggtccggcgcgggagcgcgcctaatttaaatggcacacgcccatttaaattgtcccgccttgcgccggaggccgccggcgtaggtttgcaTCGCAAGTGCAagtacttgcgatgaaaaattgcggcggtgtaacgtatctatgatacgttacgccgccgctcttctatgtgaatctggcccacacagtCTACCTTaaa
It encodes:
- the LOC120931225 gene encoding uncharacterized protein LOC120931225, whose protein sequence is MSDSADSDVQQNKRTKRQKSRGPIYTKEENAALVAAVSKEKVTLFCQSVPASEKSAAWERVRDSVNAVSKFHRPTNGVRHRFYDCRATVTKKMQRLRLGQNRGKPIKLREWEAELRDVLLAEDVPGFSSRGQNHRAGDQETSSLEGSAPTPSTSYQQHSGESCIQDPPASASGRTIAPPQDQQYHPERRVQCSPHSPVLLLERLEIQPEITPIIPQTPDFSPGPEEEHRGQGSFIQPPHALMPPTAVPPFPTVQEIILRELIELRCDNRKLQRKVKRLTRLTHQLSRQQTESFEIILARASQQHN